A single region of the Sorghum bicolor cultivar BTx623 chromosome 9, Sorghum_bicolor_NCBIv3, whole genome shotgun sequence genome encodes:
- the LOC8064128 gene encoding replication protein A 32 kDa subunit B, with the protein MDVDVSKARSILPEERALEGGTRRQSPFREPNRMKVTIKMIRDACGESRDQGRLVINGSQVFTVELCGMLTRIEQHERWTDYEIYDGTGSIRSRIWPRDEDGYTDMSGSRVGGYYAVNGTCTVIDGDAMINTLIAREVTNYNSVTEHMLSVIHEHLELGHRLSSNRIVDRMGTKAQLDIDKEGVLMLLSSDEEREKEDGLTEDYIRAKMGLDRDNMRKVLDGLINEGLVYNTVDEYHYKMAG; encoded by the exons ATGGACGTCGACGTATCCAAGGCGCGCTCAATACTTCCAGAAGAAAGAGCACTTGAGGGCGGGACAAGGAGACAGAGTCCGTTTCGTGAACCAAATAGGATGAAGGTCACGATAAAGATGATCAGGGACGCGTGTGGAGAGTCGAGAGACCAAGGGAGGCTAGTAATCAACGGGAGCCAGGTGTTCACG GTCGAGCTATGCGGGATGCTGACAAGAATCGAACAACATGAACGGTGGACGGACTATGAGATATACGATGGCACCGGCAGCATAAGATCGCGTATTTG GCCTAGAGACGAGGACGGCTACACTGACATGAGTGGGTCAAG AGTTGGGGGGTACTACGCCGTTAACGGCACATGCACAGTGATAGACGGCGATGCGATGATTAACACTTTGATCGCCAG GGAGGTGACCAACTACAACTCCGTGACTGAACACATGTTGAGCGTCATACATGAGCATCTGGAGCTTGGACACCGACTCAGTTCAAACAGAATTGTAGACAGAATGGGGACAAAGGCGCAATTAGACATCGACAAGGAAGGTGTTCTCATGCTACTTTCAAGTGATGAGGAAAG GGAAAAGGAGGATGGGTTGACGGAGGATTACATCAGGGCGAAAATGGGCCTAGATAGGGACAACATGAG GAAGGTCCTGGATGGATTGATCAACGAAGGGCTAGTTTACAACACGGTGGACGAGTATCACTACAAGATGGCAGGGTAG